The Candidatus Eisenbacteria bacterium genome includes the window CCGGGTCCCGGAGACGCAGGCGCGCGACGTGAGCATCGGCCAGCCCGCCTCGATCGACACGCGGAACGGGATCGCGAAGGGGCGCGTGACGCGCATCGACCCGGCCGTGCAGAACGGCACGGTGACGGTGGATGTGACGCTGGAGGGGGGCCTCCCCGAGGGGGCGCGGCCCGACATGACCGTGGACGGGACGATCGAGGTGGACCGCCTCGCGAACGTGCTCCATGTCGGGCGCCCCGTGCACGGGGCGCCCGAGAGCACGGTGGGGCTCTACCGGCTCGAGCCGGACCGCCAGCACGCCAGGCGCGTGCCGGTGCGGCTCGGGCGCGGCTCCGTGAACG containing:
- a CDS encoding HlyD family efflux transporter periplasmic adaptor subunit; translated protein: RLDMIRSSIEPQLAIQREQVQRLEAISRFQRGQVSSMKVVAGADGVLQGLPLEVGQWVTPGNTLAVVAQPGRLKAVLRVPETQARDVSIGQPASIDTRNGIAKGRVTRIDPAVQNGTVTVDVTLEGGLPEGARPDMTVDGTIEVDRLANVLHVGRPVHGAPESTVGLYRLEPDRQHARRVPVRLGRGSVNAVEVLQGLNEGDEVVLSDLSEWDDHPRLRVR